A part of Sparus aurata chromosome 19, fSpaAur1.1, whole genome shotgun sequence genomic DNA contains:
- the qtrt2 gene encoding queuine tRNA-ribosyltransferase accessory subunit 2 isoform X2, producing MAGSRMKLELSRVVQGRSRLGVLKGLGRTGQHSLDVPGCLLYTHFGTVPHLTQDTLHTLSNLPSVTQITLSNIAEHQEVLEEFKDGFRKFAGLHDTVLYCSLHDPATSCPTGYTTNKTVSVWGSGGRIELTVAKFMALQRTVQPDWYQSMADGETWQNNTSRKRVRKSVDRTLTHLDECLLVHQKSQELERVEVFGVVEGGDILEERVRSARETAKRPVAGFCLDGLQTGSMDHVLRSQLITAVTKELPEDKPRLLQGVGRPDEVLVCVEAGVDLFESFFPFQVTERGCALCFAFDISPDPERAVLELDKEREMAGEPQPNGDRNGDQTQMTPFEMNLKDKRYHDDFRPLVEGCGCYCCKNHQRAYLHHLLVTNELLAGVLLMIHNTAHYHGFFGALREALAKDKLDLLKRRVLGERGGQAERKD from the exons ATGGCTGGCAGCAGGATGAAGCTGGAGCTGTCCCGAGTGGTTCAGGGAAGAAGCCGGCTGGGTGTCCTGAAGGGGCTCGGCAGGACTGGACAGCACTCCCTGGATGTCCCGGGGTGTCTGCTGTACACTCACTTTGGCACAGTGCCACACCTCACCCAGGACACACTGCATACACTGAGCAACCTCCCctctgtcactcagatcacccTGTCCAATAT AGCAGAGCACCAGGAAGTGTTGGAGGAGTTTAAGGATGGATTCAGGAAATTTGCAG GTCTTCATGATACTGTGTTATACTGCTCGCTTCATGACCCTGCGACTTCCTGCCCAACAGGTTATACCACTAACAAG actgtgtctgtgtggggcAGCGGCGGGCGGATCGAACTGACGGTGGCCAAGTTCATGGCTCTTCAGCGGACCGTGCAGCCCGACTGGTACCAGAGCATGGCAGACGGAGAGACGTGGCAGAACAACACCTCTCGCAAAAGGGTCCGAAAGTCAGTGGATCGAACTCTCACTCACTTGGACGAGTGTCTGCTGGTGCACCAAAaatcacag GAGTTGGAGAGAGTTGAGGTGTTCggggtggtggagggaggagacatCCTGGAGGAGAGAGTGCGCTCAGCCAGGGAGACAGCCAAGAGGCCTGTGGCAGGATTCTGCCTGGACGGCCTCCAGACGGGCTCAATGGACCATGTTCTGAGGAGCCAGCTCATCACTGCTGTGACCAAGGAGCTGCCTGAGGACAAACCCAG ACTGCTGCAGGGTGTCGGACGACCTGATGAGGTGCTGGTGTGCGTGGAGGCTGGCGTGGACCTGTTTGAGAGTTTCTTCCCCTTCCAGGTGACGGAGCGAGGCTGCGCTCTGTGCTTCGCCTTCGACATCTCCCCGGACCCGGAGCGCGCAG TGCtggagctggacaaagagagggagatggcAGGGGAGCCACAACCGAATGGGGACCGTAATGGGGATCAGACACAGATGACACCCTTTGAGATGAATCTTAAAGACAAGAG GTACCATGACGACTTCAGACCCTTAGTGGAGGGGTGTGGCTGCTACTGCTGTAAGAACCACCAGAGGGCATACCTGCACCACCTGCTGGTGACCAATGAGCTGCTAGCTGGAGTCCTTCTGATGATCCACAACACGGCCCACTATCACGGCTTCTTCGGTGCCCTGAGAGAAGCTCTCGCCAAGGATAAACTGGACCTCCTCAAGAGACGGGTACTTGGGGAGAGAGGCgggcaggcagagagaaaggaCTGA
- the qtrt2 gene encoding queuine tRNA-ribosyltransferase accessory subunit 2 isoform X1, with the protein MAGSRMKLELSRVVQGRSRLGVLKGLGRTGQHSLDVPGCLLYTHFGTVPHLTQDTLHTLSNLPSVTQITLSNIAEHQEVLEEFKDGFRKFAGLHDTVLYCSLHDPATSCPTGYTTNKTVSVWGSGGRIELTVAKFMALQRTVQPDWYQSMADGETWQNNTSRKRVRKSVDRTLTHLDECLLVHQKSQELERVEVFGVVEGGDILEERVRSARETAKRPVAGFCLDGLQTGSMDHVLRSQLITAVTKELPEDKPRLLQGVGRPDEVLVCVEAGVDLFESFFPFQVTERGCALCFAFDISPDPERAGRAPPAVLELDKEREMAGEPQPNGDRNGDQTQMTPFEMNLKDKRYHDDFRPLVEGCGCYCCKNHQRAYLHHLLVTNELLAGVLLMIHNTAHYHGFFGALREALAKDKLDLLKRRVLGERGGQAERKD; encoded by the exons ATGGCTGGCAGCAGGATGAAGCTGGAGCTGTCCCGAGTGGTTCAGGGAAGAAGCCGGCTGGGTGTCCTGAAGGGGCTCGGCAGGACTGGACAGCACTCCCTGGATGTCCCGGGGTGTCTGCTGTACACTCACTTTGGCACAGTGCCACACCTCACCCAGGACACACTGCATACACTGAGCAACCTCCCctctgtcactcagatcacccTGTCCAATAT AGCAGAGCACCAGGAAGTGTTGGAGGAGTTTAAGGATGGATTCAGGAAATTTGCAG GTCTTCATGATACTGTGTTATACTGCTCGCTTCATGACCCTGCGACTTCCTGCCCAACAGGTTATACCACTAACAAG actgtgtctgtgtggggcAGCGGCGGGCGGATCGAACTGACGGTGGCCAAGTTCATGGCTCTTCAGCGGACCGTGCAGCCCGACTGGTACCAGAGCATGGCAGACGGAGAGACGTGGCAGAACAACACCTCTCGCAAAAGGGTCCGAAAGTCAGTGGATCGAACTCTCACTCACTTGGACGAGTGTCTGCTGGTGCACCAAAaatcacag GAGTTGGAGAGAGTTGAGGTGTTCggggtggtggagggaggagacatCCTGGAGGAGAGAGTGCGCTCAGCCAGGGAGACAGCCAAGAGGCCTGTGGCAGGATTCTGCCTGGACGGCCTCCAGACGGGCTCAATGGACCATGTTCTGAGGAGCCAGCTCATCACTGCTGTGACCAAGGAGCTGCCTGAGGACAAACCCAG ACTGCTGCAGGGTGTCGGACGACCTGATGAGGTGCTGGTGTGCGTGGAGGCTGGCGTGGACCTGTTTGAGAGTTTCTTCCCCTTCCAGGTGACGGAGCGAGGCTGCGCTCTGTGCTTCGCCTTCGACATCTCCCCGGACCCGGAGCGCGCAGGTAgagcgccccctgcag TGCtggagctggacaaagagagggagatggcAGGGGAGCCACAACCGAATGGGGACCGTAATGGGGATCAGACACAGATGACACCCTTTGAGATGAATCTTAAAGACAAGAG GTACCATGACGACTTCAGACCCTTAGTGGAGGGGTGTGGCTGCTACTGCTGTAAGAACCACCAGAGGGCATACCTGCACCACCTGCTGGTGACCAATGAGCTGCTAGCTGGAGTCCTTCTGATGATCCACAACACGGCCCACTATCACGGCTTCTTCGGTGCCCTGAGAGAAGCTCTCGCCAAGGATAAACTGGACCTCCTCAAGAGACGGGTACTTGGGGAGAGAGGCgggcaggcagagagaaaggaCTGA